The following proteins are encoded in a genomic region of Corylus avellana chromosome ca4, CavTom2PMs-1.0:
- the LOC132179424 gene encoding metalloendoproteinase 2-MMP-like, with amino-acid sequence MAALKAFSLFSLALLILLLLPLLSAHATNPPNSLDKKTSPFEFLKGLHGCHKGNKTKGIQGLKKYLEQFGYLNYNHSKNHTHSNDDVFDDLLESAVKTYQLNYHLKASGTLDDKTVSTMMVPRCGVADIVNGTNWMHLGKKWHDHKSHGSFHTVSHYSFFPGNPRWPPSKYRLTYGFVSGTPTAAINAVVQAFQAWASRTHFTFSQAPSGARPDITVGFYSRDHGDGYPFDGTGGTLAHAFAPTDGRFHYDGDERWSVGAVPGATDLITVAVHEIGHLLGLGHSSVQQAIMFPSISQGVTKGLHPDDIEGIRVLYNR; translated from the coding sequence ATGGCTGCTTTGAaagctttttctctcttctcattGGCTCTCCttatcctcctcctccttcctctcctTTCAGCTCATGCAACTAATCCACCAAATTCGCTTGACAAAAAAACTTCACCCTTCGAGTTTCTCAAGGGCCTTCACGGATGTCACAAGGGCAATAAGACCAAAGGCATCCAGGGCCTCAAAAAATACCTTGAACAATTTGGTTATCTAAACTATAACCATTCCAAAAATCACACCCATTCCAACGACGACGTTTTTGATGATCTCTTGGAATCGGCCGTCAAAACATACCAACTTAATTACCATCTGAAAGCGAGTGGCACTTTGGATGATAAAACAGTATCAACCATGATGGTGCCTCGCTGCGGCGTGGCAGACATCGTCAACGGTACAAATTGGATGCATCTGGGGAAGAAGTGGCATGATCACAAGAGCCATGGCTCATTCCATACCGTCTCTCACTATAGTTTCTTCCCCGGAAACCCAAGGTGGCCGCCATCCAAGTACCGCCTCACCTATGGATTTGTGTCAGGTACCCCAACTGCAGCCATAAACGCCGTCGTGCAAGCCTTCCAGGCATGGGCCTCAAGAACGCATTTCACCTTCTCACAGGCTCCAAGCGGCGCACGCCCGGATATCACAGTTGGTTTTTATAGTAGGGATCATGGAGACGGGTACCCTTTTGATGGAACTGGTGGCACCCTGGCTCATGCTTTTGCACCGACTGATGGGAGATTCCATTATGATGGAGATGAGAGATGGAGTGTGGGTGCAGTCCCAGGTGCAACCGATTTGATAACAGTTGCCGTGCATGAAATTGGGCACCTACTTGGACTCGGGCATAGCTCAGTCCAGCAAGCTATCATGTTCCCTAGCATCTCTCAAGGAGTCACCAAAGGCCTGCATCCCGACGATATTGAAGGAATTAGAGTGTTATACAACAGGTAA
- the LOC132179977 gene encoding metalloendoproteinase 2-MMP-like, translating to MASFKAFSLFSLALLLLLPLLSAHATNSPNSHDKKSSPFEFLKHLQGCHKGNKTKGIHHLKKYLEQFGYLSYSHSKNHTHANDDDFDELLESAVKTYQLNYHLNASGTLDDKTVSTMMRPRCGVADIINGTNWMRPGKKRHHKSHGSLHTVSHYSFFQGQPKWPPSNSKYHLTYGFVDGTPSEAMNPVAQAFLTWASNTHFTFSQAQSVSNADIKIGFSRGDHGDGHPFDGAGGTLAHAFAPTDGRFHYDGDERWSVGAVSGAFDLETVALHEIGHLLGLGHSEVEGAIMFSSITSGVTKGLHADDIQGIKALYNV from the coding sequence ATGGCTTCTTTCAaagctttttctctcttctcattggctctcctcctcctccttcctctcctTTCAGCTCATGCAACTAATTCACCAAATTCGCATGACAAAAAATCATCACCCTTCGAGTTTCTCAAACACCTGCAGGGGTGTCACAAGGGTAATAAGACCAAAGGCATCCACCACCTCAAAAAATACCTGGAGCAATTTGGTTATCTAAGCTATAGCCATTCCAAAAACCACACCCATGCCAACGACGACGATTTCGACGAGCTCTTGGAATCGGCCGTCAAAACATACCAACTCAATTACCATCTCAATGCGAGTGGCACTTTGGATGACAAAACAGTATCAACGATGATGAGGCCTCGCTGCGGCGTGGCAGACATAATCAACGGTACAAATTGGATGCGTCCGGGGAAGAAGAGGCATCACAAGAGCCATGGCTCATTGCATACCGTCTCTCACTATAGTTTCTTCCAGGGACAACCAAAGTGGCCGCCCTCCAACTCCAAGTATCACCTCACCTACGGATTTGTGGATGGCACACCAAGTGAAGCCATGAACCCCGTCGCACAAGCCTTCCTGACATGGGCGTCAAACACGCACTTCACCTTCTCACAGGCTCAAAGCGTCTCAAACGCGGACATCAAAATTGGTTTTAGTCGTGGGGATCATGGAGACGGGCACCCTTTTGATGGAGCCGGTGGCACCCTGGCTCATGCTTTTGCACCGACTGATGGGAGATTCCATTATGATGGAGACGAGAGATGGAGTGTGGGTGCAGTTTCAGGTGCATTTGACTTGGAGACAGTTGCCTTGCATGAAATCGGGCACCTTCTTGGACTCGGGCATAGCGAAGTTGAGGGAGCTATCATGTTCTCTAGCATCACTTCAGGAGTCACCAAAGGTCTGCATGCCGACGATATTCAAGGAATTAAAGCCTTATACAACGTTTGA